The region CACCCGAACCTGGGGTGACTGAATTTAGAAGTAGTTAGAAGTCACTCAAGATAAACTCACTGCGTCGCTCAAGCGGGAAAGACCTTGGAGACAGAGGGCCTGGTTTGCCGGAACTCGGGGTCTCTGTGCCTCCCCGTTTTCTCACCTTGAAGATCATTTTAGTAACAGTACGTCCTCTAAGGTAGTTATAAAACTTAGATGAAGCAGTAtctaaagcaaatatttacaaCAGCTTCTTAAACGTAGTTGGTGGACATGTTTTTGCCATTACTGCGTAGATTTGGATGGGAAGCAGAACTGAATGAATGCTGAAGTAATGTTATAACATTATGAAATAGGCGTCATCATTGGTATAAATTCCATGTTAGtagttatttttccttcagtttcaCATGTTGACTGGCTGTCCTGTTCTCTCTTTTGTGCCCAGCTGTGTTGCCGTCATGCCTCAAACCCGGTCCCAGGCCCAGGCTACGATCAGTTTTCCAAAAAAGAAGCTGTCGCGAACGTTGGACACAGCTAAGAACTCTCATGACACCAAACTGGAACTGACAAACGTCCAGGCCATACCCCGTTCTCCTGGTGTGAAGAGTCAACCTCTCAGCCCCAGAAAACGCCTGGGTAAGCTATCCATTGTACAATTTTAGTATTTTGACAGGTAGCTCTTGACCCTCTTTATTCAATAATAAGGTGCCTTTGAAGCAGCTAAGTTCCGTTAAGACCACTCACTGTGTTCACCCTGGTTATTTTCAGGATGATTGGTAAGTTCTCTCACTGAACTTCAGAGTTAACATCACCTTCTGGAACGCTGAGTAGGTCTGATCTTCAGTTCCTTAACTGAACTTCATTCTGTCGGTATTTTAAAGGACCTCCCATTGAGCTGTACtgtatattattttgaaattcgCCTTAATAGTGGTGAACTAAAGAGACACAGGTGACATTCTTGTTTTAGATTGGTGGTTGGTAATCCTGTCCTGTGGTAGATAATGTGTTTCTAACGCGGGGTGATtgggcaatgtctggagacatttttagttgttACAACAGAGAGGGTGCTAGTGGCATAGCGGAagaaggccagggatgctgcgaAGCATTCTGCACTCGGGTTGAGGAAACCCTTCTTTTGGAACCGACTGAGGCTTGGATCCCCCTCGGTTTCTACCAAACGGTAGTAAGATTCAGTGGCGCCATCTGGCGGTCAGTGCTTGCTTCTAAAATGACAGGCATTTTATCGTGGTGGTTTGGACTGCAGTGCAAATTCACCTGTTCCTGGGGGAGGCTGAGATTTTTGCAAAGCCTTTTATTGATTGCTGCCACAAATGACTGTGTTTTGGTTTTAATATGTGTCAGGTGATGACAACCAGTGCAACACTCCCCATTTACCGCACTGCTCTCCACCAAAGCTGGGCAGGAAGGAGAACGGCCCGCCACGCTCACACACACCTAAGGGACGCAGATTGGTATTCGACAATCAGCTGACGGTTAAGTCTTCTAGCAAAAGAGAACGAGCCAAAGTTCACCAAAACAAAAAGTGCCCCTCGGTTCCAAAAGGTCAAGACATCACCACGAATTCCAAGCAGAGACGGCCAGTGGAGAAAGAATCTGCATGTGTGAGGCTGTTTAAGCAAGAAGGTTTGTTATTACATAGCAGTTGTTAATGTGGCCTTGTAAATAAGGCTGGTGACTCCAGACGAAACCCGTTGGGTCTTCTCAGTCACCTCTGTTGTGTCTGACTGTCCTTTCATGTCTGGCACAGGCACTTGCTACCAGCAGGCAAAGCTGGTCCTGAATACAGCTGTCCCTGACCGGCTGCCTGCCAGGGAAAAGGAGATGGATGCCATCAGGAGTTTCCTGAGGGAGCACATCTGTGGGGGGAAGGCTGGAAGTCTTTATCTTTCTGGTGCTCCTGGAACTGGAAAAACTGCCTGCTTAAGCCGAATTCTGCAAGACCTCAAGGTACTTTGAGAATCTGAATTATGATGCTCTTGCCAAAATGACCGTTATTAAGGGTTTAAGAAACAGTGGCGGGCTTAAGTGCCGTGTTCTCCCAAAAAGATGTTTTAAGTTTCATCGTCTAAATCTTTCCAAATGAAAGTAGAGGTTATTCTCTTGTATACTGTTCACTCCTCAAAGACACTTCAGGTTCCATCAAATCCTTATCTGTGGCCCAAATAACTCCTCTATGTTTGCATTTTTCTAGAAAGAACTGAAAGGTTTTAAAACTGTCGTGCTGAATTGCATGTCCTTGAGGAGTGCCCAGGCTGTATTCCCAGCTATTGCTCAGGAGATTTGTCAGGACGGAGGATCCAGGCCAGCTGGGAAGGACGTGATGAGGAAACTGGAAAACCATCTGACTGCAGGGAAGGGCCCCATGGTGTAAGTACTGCTCTGCGGAAGTCTTCAAGGCCTGTTACCCGCAACCCCCCATTTTAATCTCTTCATCGGTTTGCTCATAAAAAGTTTTCCTGTATTTGCTCTATGAGAGATAGTTGCATAAGCttaaagggaagggagaaaggaaaattacACCTTCTAATGTTAAATTGGAAAactgtttttaaacaaattgctTGAAAAACCTAAATGCTACTTTTTTGTGATGGTAGAGGGGGGATCATCTGTAACAGTGACTGGAGATAGGACACAGTATGGTCTTTAAACTGGTCTCAGCTGTAGGAATGTGGCCTGAGTCATCCCAGATCAGACAGATTGGAGAGGTAAGACGGTGAGCGTGGATGctaattgtttctctctctatgtAGCGTGTTGGTGCTGGACGAGGTGGATCAGCTGGACAGCAAAGGGCAGGATGTGTTATACACGCTGTTCGAATGGCCCTGGCTAAAGGATTCTCGACTGGTGCTGATTGGTTAGTGCTCAAACTGCTACTATTACACGGTTAATctaaagaattcttttaaaaaaaaaaatttcttgccctggctggtgtgactcaatggtttgagcactgacctgtgaaccaaaaggtcgctggttcaattcccagtcagggcacatgcctgggttgcgggtcaggtccctggttgtggacgtgtgagaggcaactattTCTCACACAacgacatttctcttcctctctgtccccttcctttcccctctctctaaaaataaataaataaaatctttaaaattttttctttctttctttttttaagattttatttatttatttttagagagggaagggagggagaaagagagagagagaaacatcaatgtgcggggttgctgggggtcatggcctgcaacccaggcatgtgccctgactgggaatcgaacctgcgacactttggttctcagcccacgctcaatccactgagctatgctagccagggctaaatttttttttaacttgttgatTTTAGGTCAAAGagatgaaagggagagagaaacattgatttgatgtttcacttatttatgctttcattggttgattcttatatgtgccctgacttgggaatgaacctgcaaccttggcaaaTGGGGATGActttctaaccaactgagctacccagccagtgcaagaattcttttttaatctctttagCCTATTTATCACCTACTTATTTTAAACCAGCATTCCGtttttttatcaaaataagaAAGTAGATAGTAATTTTAATCTaagaaaaatcagttttaagccctggctggtgtgtttcggtggactgagtgccaacctgtgaaccaaaaggtctctggttccattcccagtcagagcacatgcctgggttgcaggcagggtccTCAGTAGGGTGTACGCccaaggcaaccacacagtgacgtttctctccctttctttctccctcccttcccctttctctaaaaataaataaataaaatctttagttaaaaatttttttcgactcatgtttaattatttaaaaaaagaagatcagtTTCAAGtctgaagagaaatgaaataatacagcaaTTCAGAGACCATTGATTTTTGGAGTATCTGATTCTGCTCATCAGTGAACAATTCTAACTTGAAAGAGCATTCTGTGGTGACTATATATGTCTCACCTAATGAGTGTTGGGTGGGCGAGAGGGGAGCAACCGGTGGGAAGCAGCCATTGGAATGCTGGTTATACCTGGAAATTTTTATTCAGGTTCTggtggttgatttttttcctttaggatgATTTGACCAGGGATGGTTACcgttccttctctcctcctcaggCATTGCTAATACCCTGGACCTCACAGACAGAATTCTGCCGAGGCTGCAGGCGAGGGAAAAATGCAAGCCG is a window of Phyllostomus discolor isolate MPI-MPIP mPhyDis1 chromosome 8, mPhyDis1.pri.v3, whole genome shotgun sequence DNA encoding:
- the CDC6 gene encoding cell division control protein 6 homolog isoform X1, which encodes MLTGCPVLSFVPSCVAVMPQTRSQAQATISFPKKKLSRTLDTAKNSHDTKLELTNVQAIPRSPGVKSQPLSPRKRLGDDNQCNTPHLPHCSPPKLGRKENGPPRSHTPKGRRLVFDNQLTVKSSSKRERAKVHQNKKCPSVPKGQDITTNSKQRRPVEKESACVRLFKQEGTCYQQAKLVLNTAVPDRLPAREKEMDAIRSFLREHICGGKAGSLYLSGAPGTGKTACLSRILQDLKKELKGFKTVVLNCMSLRSAQAVFPAIAQEICQDGGSRPAGKDVMRKLENHLTAGKGPMVVLVLDEVDQLDSKGQDVLYTLFEWPWLKDSRLVLIGIANTLDLTDRILPRLQAREKCKPQLLNFPPYTKNQIAAILQDRLNQVCREQILDSAAIQFCARKVSALSGDVRKALDVCRRAIEIVESDVKSQTILKPLSECKSPSESLVPKRVSLSHISRVISEVDENRMALVQEGAQDSFPLQQKILVCSLLLLTRRLKSKEVALGKLYEAYCNVCRKQQVAAVDQSECLSLSELLEARCILELKKNKETRFTKVSLKIEEKEIEHALKDKTLVGNILATGLP
- the CDC6 gene encoding cell division control protein 6 homolog isoform X2, whose amino-acid sequence is MPQTRSQAQATISFPKKKLSRTLDTAKNSHDTKLELTNVQAIPRSPGVKSQPLSPRKRLGDDNQCNTPHLPHCSPPKLGRKENGPPRSHTPKGRRLVFDNQLTVKSSSKRERAKVHQNKKCPSVPKGQDITTNSKQRRPVEKESACVRLFKQEGTCYQQAKLVLNTAVPDRLPAREKEMDAIRSFLREHICGGKAGSLYLSGAPGTGKTACLSRILQDLKKELKGFKTVVLNCMSLRSAQAVFPAIAQEICQDGGSRPAGKDVMRKLENHLTAGKGPMVVLVLDEVDQLDSKGQDVLYTLFEWPWLKDSRLVLIGIANTLDLTDRILPRLQAREKCKPQLLNFPPYTKNQIAAILQDRLNQVCREQILDSAAIQFCARKVSALSGDVRKALDVCRRAIEIVESDVKSQTILKPLSECKSPSESLVPKRVSLSHISRVISEVDENRMALVQEGAQDSFPLQQKILVCSLLLLTRRLKSKEVALGKLYEAYCNVCRKQQVAAVDQSECLSLSELLEARCILELKKNKETRFTKVSLKIEEKEIEHALKDKTLVGNILATGLP